The proteins below are encoded in one region of Rhinolophus sinicus isolate RSC01 linkage group LG07, ASM3656204v1, whole genome shotgun sequence:
- the TSSK6 gene encoding testis-specific serine/threonine-protein kinase 6 produces MSGDKLLSELGYKLGRTIGEGSYSKVKVATSKKYKGTVAIKVVDRRRAPPDFVNKFLPRELSILRGVRHPHIVHVFEFIEVCNGKLYIVMEAAATDLLQAVQRSGHIPGGQARDLFAQIAGAVRYLHDHHLVHRDLKCENVLLSPDERRVKLTDFGFGRQAHGYPDLSTTYCGSAAYASPEVLLGIPYDPKKYDVWSLGVVLYVMVTGCMPFDDSDIAGLPRRQKRGVLYPEGLELSERCKALIAELLQFSPSARPSAGQVARNGWLRLGDSG; encoded by the coding sequence ATGTCGGGCGACAAACTCCTGAGCGAACTCGGCTATAAGCTGGGTCGCACAATAGGTGAGGGCAGTTACTCCAAGGTGAAGGTGGCCACGTCCAAGAAATACAAAGGCACAGTGGCCATCAAGGTGGTGGACCGGCGGCGCGCGCCGCCCGACTTCGTCAACAAGTTCCTGCCGCGTGAGCTATCCATCCTTCGGGGCGTGCGGCACCCGCACATTGTGCACGTCTTCGAGTTCATTGAGGTGTGCAATGGGAAGCTGTACATCGTGATGGAGGCGGCTGCCACTGATCTGCTGCAGGCCGTGCAACGCAGCGGGCACATCCCCGGGGGGCAGGCGCGCGACCTCTTTGCACAGATCGCCGGCGCTGTGCGCTACCTGCATGACCACCACCTGGTGCACCGCGACCTCAAGTGCGAAAACGTGCTGCTGAGCCCAGACGAGCGCCGCGTCAAGCTCACAGACTTCGGCTTTGGCCGCCAAGCCCACGGCTACCCCGACCTGAGCACCACCTACTGCGGCTCGGCTGCCTACGCATCGCCCGAGGTACTCCTGGGCATCCCCTACGACCCCAAGAAGTATGACGTGTGGAGCTTGGGCGTCGTGCTCTACGTCATGGTCACCGGGTGCATGCCCTTCGACGACTCAGACATTGCCGGCCTACCCCGGCGCCAGAAGCGCGGCGTTCTCTACCCTGAGGGCCTCGAGCTGTCCGAGCGCTGCAAGGCCCTGATCGCCGAGTTGCTGCAGTTCAGCCCATCGGCCAGGCCCTCGGCGGGCCAGGTAGCGCGCAACGGCTGGCTGCGCTTGGGGGACTCCGGCTAA